A genomic region of Jaculus jaculus isolate mJacJac1 chromosome 10, mJacJac1.mat.Y.cur, whole genome shotgun sequence contains the following coding sequences:
- the Man2c1 gene encoding alpha-mannosidase 2C1 isoform X2: MIAAPDPEKMFHLSRAELAVFHRDVHKLLVDLELLLGIAKGLGDDNQRSFQALYTANQMVNVCDPAQPDTYPVAAALASKFFGQRGGESQHTIHAIGHCHIDTAWLWPFKETVRKCARSWVTAVKLMEQNAEFIFACSQAQQLEWVKSHYPGLRSRLQEFACRGQFVPVGGTWVEMDGNLPSGEAMVRQFLQGQNFFLQEFGKMCTEFWLPDTFGYSAQLPQIMRGCGITRFLTQKLSWNLVNSFPHHTFFWEGLDGSRVLVHFPPGDSYGMQGNVEEVLKTVTNNRDKGRTNHSAFLFGFGDGGGGPTQTMLDRLKRLGNTDGLPRVQLSSPEQLFMALERDSGQLCTWVGELFLELHNGTYTTHAQLKKGNRECEQILHDVELLSSLALARSAQFLYPAAQLQHLWRLLLLNQFHDVVTGSCIQQVAEDAMSHYKDIRSHGSALLGAAAAALCAGEPGPEALLIVNTLPWKRTEVVALPRSGGAHSLALVTVPSVGYAPAPTPTSLRPLLPQQPVFVVQETDGSVTLDNGIIRVKLDPTGCLISLVLVASGREAIAEGALGNQFVLFDDVPLYWDAWDVMDYHLETRKPVLGQAGTLAVGTEGGLRGSVWFLLQISPNSRLSQEVVLDVGCPYVCFHTEVHWHEAHKFLKVEFPARVRSTQATYEIQFGHLQRPTHSNTSWDWARFEVWAHRWIDLSECGFGLALLNNCKYGASVRDNVLSLSLLRAPKAPDATADMGRHEFTYALMPHKGSFQEAGVIQAAYNLNFPLLALSTPGPAPATAWSAFSLSSPAVVLETIKQAEKSSQNRTLVLRLYEAHGSHVDCWLHISLPVQEAFLCNLLEERDPAGHLALQDNRLKVTFSPFQVRSLLLVLQPPPN, translated from the exons ATGATCGCAGCTCCTGACCCTGAGAAGATGTTCCACCTGAGCCGGGCCGAGCTGGCTGTGTTCCATCGGGACGTCCACAAGCTCCTGGTAGATCTGGAGTTGCTGCTGGGCATAGCCAAG GGCCTCGGGGACGACAACCAGCGCAGCTTCCAGGCCCTCTACACAGCCAACCAAATGGTGAACGTGTGTGACCCTGCCCAGCCTGACACCTACCCAGTGGCCGCAGCCCTGGCCTCCAAGTTCTTTGGCCAACGTGGTGGTGAAAGCCAACATACCATCCATGCTATAGGACACTGCCACATTGATACAG CCTGGCTCTGGCCCTTCAAAGAGACCGTGCGGAAATGTGCCCGGAGCTGGGTGACAGCCGTGAAGCTCATGGAGCAGAACGCCGAGTTCATCTTCgcctgctcccag GCACAGCAACTCGAGTGGGTCAAGAGCCACTATCCTGGCCTGCGATCCCGGCTCCAGGAGTTTGCCTGCCGTGGGCAGTTTGTGCCCGTGGGGGGCACCTGGGTGGAGATG GATGGGAACCTTCCCAGTGGAGAGGCCATGGTGAGGCAGTTTCTGCAGGGCCAGAACTTCTTCCTGCAGGAGTTTGGGAAGATGTGCACTGAG TTCTGGCTGCCAGACACATTCGGCTACTCAGCACAGCTCCCCCAGATCATGCGTGGCTGTGGCATCACACGCTTCCTGACACAGAAATTGAGCTGGAACTTGGTGAACTCCTTCCCA CACCACACCTTTTTCTGGGAGGGGCTGGACGGTTCCCGTGTGCTGGTCCACTTCCCACCAGGAGACTCCTATGGGATGCAAGGCAATGTGGAGGAG GTGCTGAAGACCGTGACCAACAACCGGGACAAAGGGCGGACCAACCACAGTGCCTTCCTCTTCGGCTTCGGGGACGGGGGTGGTGGCCCCACACAGACCATGCTGGACCGCTTGAAGCGGCTGGGCAATACTGACGGGCTGCCCAG GGTGCAGCTGTCGTCTCCAGAGCAGCTCTTCATGGCACTGGAGAGAGACTCGGGACAGCTGTGCACATGGGTCGGAGAGCTCTTCTTGGAGCTGCACAATGGCACCTACACCACTCATGCCCAG CTCAAGAAGGGGAACCGGGAATGTGAGCAGATACTGCATGACGTGGAGCTGCTCAGCAGCCTGGCCCTGGCCCGCAGTGCCCAGTTCCTCTACCCAGCGGCCCAGCTGCAACACCTCTGGAG GCTCCTGCTCCTGAACCAGTTCCATGATGTGGTGACTGGAAGCTGCATCCAGCAGGTGGCAGAGGATGCCATGAGCCACTATAAAG ACATTCGTTCCCATGGCAGCGCGCTGCTTGGTGCTGCGGCCGCAGCCCTGTGCGCTGGGGAGCCCGGGCCTGAGGCCCTCCTCATCGTCAACACGCTGCCCTGGAAGCGCACGGAAGTGGTGGCCCTGCCCAGGTCTGGCGGTGCCCACAGCCTAG CCCTGGTGACGGTGCCCAGCGTGGGCTATGCCCCGGCTCCCACCCCTACCTCACTACGGCCCCTGCTGCCCCAGCAGCCCGTGTTTGTGGTGCAGGAG ACTGATGGCTCTGTGACTCTGGACAATGGCATCATCCGGGTGAAACTGGATCCTACTGGCTGCCTTATCTCCCTAGTCCTGGTGGCCTCTGGCAG GGAGGCCATTGCTGAGGGCGCCCTGGGGAACCAGTTTGTGCTGTTTGATGACGTGCCCTTATACTGGGATGCATGGGATGTCATGGACTACCACCTAGAGACACG GAAGCCTGTATTGGGTCAGGCAGGAACCCTGGCTGTGGGCACTGAGGGTGGCCTCCGGGGCAGCGTCTGGTTCCTGCTGCAAATCAGCCCCAACAGCCGACTCAGCCAGGAGGTTGTGCTGGATGTTGGCTGTCCCTATGTCTGCTTCCACACCGAG GTGCACTGGCATGAGGCCCACAAGTTCCTGAAAGTGGAGTTCCCTGCCCGCGTGCGCAGCACCCAGGCCACCTATGAGATCCAGTTTGGGCATCTACAGCGACCTACCCACTCAAACACCTCTTGGGACTGGGCTCGATTTGAG GTTTGGGCCCACCGCTGGATAGATCTTTCAGAGTGTGGCTTTGGGCTAGCCCTGCTCAACAACTGCAAGTATGGAGCATCAGTGCGAGACAATGTCCTCAGCCTCTCGCT GTTGCGGGCACCTAAGGCCCCAGATGCTACTGCTGACATGGGGCGCCATGAATTCACATACGCCTTGATGCCACACAAAG GCTCCTTCCAAGAAGCTGGTGTTATCCAAGCTGCCTACAACCTCAACTTCCCCCTGCTGGCACTGTCCACACCAGGCCCCGCACCGGCCACCGCTTGGAgcgccttctccctgtcctcaccTGCTGTGGTGTTAGAGACCATCAAACAG GCGGAGAAGAGTTCTCAGAACCGCACATTGGTGCTGAGGCTGTACGAGGCCCACGGCAGCCATGTGGACTGCTGGCTGCACATCTCCTTACCAGTTCAGGAGGCTTTCCT CTGCAACCTCCTGGAGGAGCGAGACCCTGCTGGCCACCTGGCACTCCAGGACAACCGCCTGAAGGTCACCTTTTCTCCCTTCCAAGTGAGGTCCCTATTGCTTGTGCTTCAGCCTCCACCAAATTAA
- the Neil1 gene encoding endonuclease 8-like 1 has translation MPEGPELYLASHFVNETCKGLVFGGCVEKSSVSRNPEVPFESSAYNISASSRGKELRLMLSPLPGAQPPQEPLAIVFRFGMSGSFQLVPADSLPPHAHLRFYTAPPAPRLALCFVDIRRFGHWDPGGEWQPGRGPCVLLEYEQFRENVLRNLSDKAFDRPICEALLEQRFFNGIGNYLRAEILYRLKIPPFEKARTILEALLQRRPSPELTLSQKIRAKLQNPDLLELCHSVPKEVVHLGGKGYGPDSGEEDFAAFRAWLQCYGVPGMSSLRDRHGRTIWFQGDPGPLVPKGGKSRRKKKSKEMQPRAEDEDATEDPLPPSKGLPRTPRARRHRSKSAAQQSEGTSLPQDPEAPTGPGRGKRKTRQAAAGRLSSAPSLG, from the exons ATGCCTGAAGGCCCAGAGTTGTACCTGGCCAGCCACTTCGTGAATGAGACATGCAAGGGACTGGTGTTTGGTGGGTGTGTGGAAAAGTCCTCTGTTAGCCGTAACCCCGAGGTGCCCTTTGAGAGCAGTGCCTACAATATATCGGCCTCATCCCGAGGCAAGGAGCTACGCCTGATGCTGAGCCCCCTACCTGGGGCTCAGCCCCCTCAGGAGCCACTGGCCATTGTCTTTCGCTTTGGTATGTCTGGTTCCTTCCAGCTGGTGCCTGCTGACTCACTGCCACCCCATGCTCACCTACGTTTTTACACGGCTCCACCTGCCCCCCGGCTTGCCCTGTGCTTCGTGGACATCCGTCGCTTTGGTCACTGGGACCCCGGGGGTGAATGGCAGCCAGGCCGTGGACCCTGTGTCCTGCTGGAGTATGAACAGTTCAG GGAGAACGTGTTGCGAAACTTATCCGACAAGGCTTTTGACCGGCCCATCTGCGAGGCCCTCTTGGAGCAGAGGTTCTTCAATGGCATTGGCAACTATCTTCGGGCAGAGATCCTGTACCG GCTGAAGATCCCTCCCTTTGAGAAGGCCCGCACAattctggaggccctgctgcagcGCCGGCCG AGCCCAGAGCTGACCCTGAGCCAGAAGATCAGGGCCAAGTTGCAGAACCCAGACCTACTGGAGCTGTGTCACTCAGTGCCCAAGGAAGTGGTTCATCTGG GAGGCAAAGGCTACGGGCCTGATAGTGGAGAGGAGGACTTTGCTGCCTTTCGGGCCTGGCTGCAGTGTTATGGCGTCCCAGGCATGAGCTCCCTGCGTGATAGGCATGGCCGCACCATCTGGTTCCAG GGTGATCCTGGACCACTGGTACCCAAAG GGGGCAAGTCTCGGAGGAAAAAGAAGTCCAAGGAAATGCAGCCAAGAGCTGAGGACGAGGATGCAACTGAG GACCCTCTACCTCCAAGCAAAGGCCTTCCCAGAACACCAAGGGCCAGGAGACATCGTTCTAAGAGTGCAGCTCAACAGTCTGAGGGGACCAGCCTCCCTCAGGACCCAGAAGCTCCCACAGGCcctggcagaggcaagaggaagacGCGACAGGCAGCTGCGGGCCGGCTTTCCTCAGCACCCTCCCTGGGCTGA